The genome window CTGCGTAGAGCCTGCATGAGACGAAGTGCATCCTGCATCGCACAACCACAATTTTTCACATGCTGCAGTTCTGCCTGTGAATTGCTAATCATGTATGTAAAGTTGGCCGTGTTGCCGGGTCCGGACTTCTCCTTGGGGATGGCATACCAAGTCTTGGAATTCGGCCGCTCAATCTTCACGGCTGGCACAAAGTCAATGGAGAAAGAGCGCGACTCCGATTCCGCATAAATGGTATAGGTAATGCCACGCCACGAATAACTCAGTTCATACTGCTCAAAGCCGGAATAGACGACATTGTAATAATTAGACATGGCAGCCGTGAAGATATTATGCAGCCATTTCTTGAGTAAGCTTCGATTCAAGTAGCTTTTCTGATTGTTAGCCAACTCATAGGTCACCTTGTCGTCGTAACTGGCTTCAGAGAAATCCAAGAACACAAAGCCAGGACGATTTTTGTTCTCCACTTGAATGATGCGCTTGTGAGCCGGAAAGCGCAGCTCCATCAGCACATCGTACTCATCGTCGTTGTGCAGACGTATATTGTGAGCTGCGCTGCCTGCAATGAAAATCCAACGTTAATTTAGCTCTCCACAACAATCCTTCAATATCAGACGCACCGAAGAGAATATCGTTCTGGCAGATCTCGTCAAAGTATGAATCCTCCTTGCGCATTTTTTGCAGCACGTAATTCTTTACCTCCATAAAGTCATCAAAATTATCGGCATCATTCGGACTTGAAATGTCGGCGGCAATATCTTGCAGATAATACTCGAAGTTGGACATTTTGGATTCACTGCAACAAATCGAATGAaagacatatttatttttacagttTCAGAGCAGCCTACACTCAACTCTTAAAACTTCTATCTTTTGTTTACTCATCCAAATTGATGTGTCATCAAAAAATGCTGTCTGCAAACTGCCAATCTCAGTGCACATATTATAAACATTTGTTATGCAGTCGTATTGGGATATAGTGGACAAATGTGTCCAAAGACTTTTCTTATTTAGAttctatattttgtaattgtcTGGAGGAATTTGTCGCGTGCAACACTATTTAcagtgaaaaacaaaaactgaaaaaattgtcaaattaaGTAAAGGGTGAAATACCCAtctatatagaaatatagatCTGGATTAGCACTctatttagagctaagattgattttaggaattTTTTCCGTTTAAtgataaacaagtaagaaagctacagttgagttaactcgactgtgagatacccgctacccattttaaataaaagaaatatattttgcggtattattctcaaaatataccaaatatactgcaaaaatactaaaaatataccaatatgtatatgtggtatatcggtgtagtgccgcattcaaaatataccttagacggcacaatataccagattgtcagccaaagcaactaatacccctagtaagtaggcgtttttgcccatacaaaagtatttctttaataactcccaaatc of Drosophila nasuta strain 15112-1781.00 chromosome 3, ASM2355853v1, whole genome shotgun sequence contains these proteins:
- the LOC132788584 gene encoding cyclic GMP-AMP synthase-like receptor yields the protein MSNFEYYLQDIAADISSPNDADNFDDFMEVKNYVLQKMRKEDSYFDEICQNDILFGSAAHNIRLHNDDEYDVLMELRFPAHKRIIQVENKNRPGFVFLDFSEASYDDKVTYELANNQKSYLNRSLLKKWLHNIFTAAMSNYYNVVYSGFEQYELSYSWRGITYTIYAESESRSFSIDFVPAVKIERPNSKTWYAIPKEKSGPGNTANFTYMISNSQAELQHVKNCGCAMQDALRLMQALRSSRGLQKLRCYHMVTVAIWMARRLGHKTVQNMSVTQAFLSLLSDLCDAFIERHLSYVWDSGMNLLSNFNSGELSHYANELCSAFNTLKSYPYQSTLSYRRCQQHFI